The segment CTTAAAATACCCCATATGTTTTAGTTGGTTCTGTTTCATGGCTTACCTAATACCTGGAGCAATTCTGCACTGCTGATCTGTGTGTCACTGATGCTGACAGTCTCTTCTTGCCTTACTTCTCCTAGTAGGAAGCCCTCCTGTGCAAATGCATGTTCACAAAACTGTGGTTAGGGCAGTAATGTAGACCTGGAACCACAAATTAATGAACtactatttttataattaaatagTGTTAAGATATTTATCCGACAAAACTGCCAAACATTCTGGTTacaacttctcaaatgtgaagatctGCTTTCCTGTTATATATTGATATATGTTGAAAATCTTTGGGCTGATAGGTCAAACAAAAGGTATTTTCAAGAAGTAGTTTCACTATTTTTGGATTTTGCAgacaatttattaattaaagagTGGTTaactaatgtaaaaaaaaacaatgtactGCTGCCCTACAGATGGGTACTCTTTACATGTTTTGAACATATAGAACAATTTACTTTTCAGAATCACTGAATCATAAATCAAGACATTCCTTGATGTCAGGTAAAATAACAAATCAACTTTTAAGAGTAAGTTAATTGACTTAATTCAACTAACATCACTGAGAAGTGACAGTAGCTGGTAAACAATAGCACTGCCTTAATCTTTCTGTTTATGTCAAGAATGTAGGCAAACTTGTAATCAGCAGCTCTCCACCTGCCCAGGGCCGACTTTAAAGTCAAGAGGAAAAGGCATGTAAACAGCGCTGACGTTAGCAAAGTTTGCCCTAACGCTTGTGTGATATCTGTCACAGATCACAACGCATTCCCCCACGACTGTGTTTCTACAACGCCCAagccaaaaaaaaccccaaaatataAATACCTTTACGCATCTCAGTCACTTTGTCAGACGGTATTGACTTAAATACAACCAGCAATAGCTAGGTGGCTAACAAGCTAATATAGCAATGCGGATacgagaaaaacaaaaagggttaATGTTACCTAGTTAAGAAATGTAACATTACGGTGTTGTCATCCTATTTTTTATGACACACTAAACTTTTATCAGATAACAAGTCAAAGTGATTGTAGGTATTAGTAGGACCGACACACGGAAGTCACTTGACTTGGTAGCTTAGCTAACATGCTAAGTAGCTATCTACTGAGTAATTCCTGGAACTCAAACTTTCTTAACAGCATGTCCCGTAACGATATTGCAGGTATTCGTGTGAAGAGCTCTTTGTAGCTACTGTCGTAGCTATTTGTCTAACACATGTGGAGCTGTAACACATAAGGTCGTCTTAAAATTACTCATGTCTTCATGATTGTGTAACTACACAGTCTGATTTAACCATACCTGCCGGTAAATAGACGGAACCAACACACGCTAGCCAGCAACAGGATGATGACACTgggaaaaacacaaactaatGGCGCTGATGAACGGTCATACGCATCGCCGAGCTACGCACACTTTAGCACTCATCGCATAATATAATAGTGTGTCAACATAATTTTGAATACTTACATGATCTGAGTTGCTGTTGGAGCTGTGATAACACACAGAACTAAAAGTGTAACCTGAAATGGATGCCGCCATGATGGAAACATCCCTATCAATCCCGATGCCCCCTGCGGTTGCAACAAGCACGCTCCTCAAACGCGACGTCTTGTGGGAACTGTAGGCGACAACTTGACAGTCTCTTTTCCAGCATGGACGTCGCCACTGAAAGCCCACATGGCTGTAGAAACACGTCGGAGCCAGAGGAAGACAGAGGCTCGGATACCGATTTTAAACCTTCAAAACTCGGAACGAAAGCATAGTAAGTCGTGTGCTACGTTAGCTCTGTTAGCTCCGTCAGGCTCCACAGCTAACTtacaacagacaacaacacagctAACTGACTTTACGGAAAGCCTTTCTAAATATGTCGTAAAATGTCTTTCTATATTGCTAGGAGCTACTACTTCTTTAGACATTTTATTTACCATGCCGTAACGTTGCCACAACAAGTGCTATACTTAAATTGCCCGTGTTTTTGCCGTCGTCCTGGATAAGAGAGAGCAAAAGACAATTTATTAGAAATTCGATATATAAACTTAAACTCAGGCTGcttattcatttttatgtgaagtTTTTGCACTATATTGTATCACGTTAATAATAAAAGCAATATGTCGTCTGTGCTTAGTGGTGTTTATATAACTAATTATGAGTAACTGTGCTTTTCTGCAGTTGGGAAGATGCATACAAAAAAGAGCTTGAGACATTCAAAGACATTGGGGACGTTGGTGAGATATGGTAATCATATTGAGTATTGACATGCTGCTTGTATTGTCATTAATAGAACTAATCCAACAGTTCCACTGGTCCTCTGGATTCCTAACAAGAGATTTGTTTAAAGCAGTATATTTGGTTTCTGTCTCATTACTAAAGTCTTTGTGTTTCGGCGTCTTCTTTCAAGGTTTGGTGAGGAGAGTATGAGCCGTGTGCTGCGATGGATGGCCAAAGCTAAGATCCCAAAAAATGCTGCCATTCTTGACATTGGGACTGGAAATGGAGCCTTTTTAGTTGAACTGGTGTGAATACAGTAAAACTAAATTTTGACActgtaatgattttttaaaataaatatagaaacatCTCTACATTATCCAGGTTAACAGGGATATTATAAACACTCACTGTTCTGTATTTCAAACCACAATCCAAGTGCCTTTCACCTCCTTTTTATTGGGATGATGGCAGACATCTTAGCAATCTCAAAACCACGGCAAACACTATCTGCATGACTAAACACCACTAGGGGTTAAGTGGAAAACATTTAGGTGATCTGAGCCTTTTAATGTATAATTTGTGAATGACAGCTAGGTCTACGGTGAAGACCTTGTTAACAAAGTACTTTTCTATGAGAACTGATAAGCTTTGTTCTTCATTTGCTGTTTGAAGGCAAAACACAGATACAGGAATCTGACTGGTATAGATTATTCTCCAGCATCTGTAGACTTGGCCAGAAATGTTCTGCAGGCGGAGGGCTTGACAGATGTCATTGTGAAGGTGGGTTcagttttgtttgtcatttaaaCTTTAGTGTTACTGTACTGTTAATGTGCACTAGTATCACAAcacattttgacacatttagATGCTGTAGGGTGCTACATTGTGTTCAAGTTTACTGTGATAAGAAGTGACCAACAGTTGAAAAATGGAAATTGGTACCAGAGATACTTTCTAATAGGGATATGAACACATTATGGGTTTTGCAGAAAATTATGCTGTGGTACCAACTGGAGCATTCACATTATGGCAGACTGAAATGTATATTGCTGCACttaatgtacacatgtgttAGAGTACCTGA is part of the Micropterus dolomieu isolate WLL.071019.BEF.003 ecotype Adirondacks linkage group LG15, ASM2129224v1, whole genome shotgun sequence genome and harbors:
- the eef1akmt2 gene encoding EEF1A lysine methyltransferase 2, whose amino-acid sequence is MDVATESPHGCRNTSEPEEDRGSDTDFKPSKLGTKAYWEDAYKKELETFKDIGDVGEIWFGEESMSRVLRWMAKAKIPKNAAILDIGTGNGAFLVELAKHRYRNLTGIDYSPASVDLARNVLQAEGLTDVIVKEMDFLNCQGQLNGFDVCIDKGTFDAISLNPDDTKDGKKLYVQTLKDALKDKGLFVVTSCNWTKEQLLNRFSEGFEFVEELPTPTFQFGGKTGNSVTALIFKRVQ